A genomic region of Hirundo rustica isolate bHirRus1 chromosome 12, bHirRus1.pri.v3, whole genome shotgun sequence contains the following coding sequences:
- the CAV3 gene encoding caveolin-3 produces the protein MAEERSQLEERIIIKDQHTKEIDLVNRDPKHINEDVVKVDFEDVIAEPVGTYSFDGVWKTSYTTFTVSKYWCYRLLSALLGIPLAVVWGFLFALISFCHIWAVVPCIKSYLIEIQCVSRIYSLCIHTFCDPLFEALAKICSNIRVAVRKEI, from the exons ATGGCAGAGGAGCGGAGCCAGCTGGAGGAGAGAATCATCATCAAGGACCAGCACACCAAGGAGATCGACCTGGTCAACAGGGACCCCAAGCACATCAACGAGGACGTGGTGAAG gTGGACTTTGAGGATGTGATAGCTGAGCCCGTGGGCACATACAGCTTCGACGGCGTCTGGAAAACCAGCTACACCACCTTCACCGTCAGCAAGTACTGGTGCTACCGCCTGCTCTCCGCCCTCCTGGGCATCCCCCTGGCCGTCGTCTGGGGCTTCCTCTTCGCCCTCATCTCCTTCTGCCACATCTGGGCAGTGGTGCCCTGCATCAAGAGCTACCTGATCGAGATCCAGTGTGTCAGCCGCATCTACTCGCTCTGCATCCACACTTTCTGCGACCCGCTCTTCGAGGCGCTCGCCAAGATCTGCAGCAACATCCGAGTGGCTGTCCGGAAGGAGATTTAG